The DNA region GGGCGCGCGGACACCCCATCCGCAACCGGACATTATAAGTCTTCAGTCTTCAGTCTTCAGTCTTCGGTCTTCAGTCGCCAGGCAACGCGCAGATCCGTTTTCCTGAAGACTGACGACCGACGACTGAAGACTAATACGCCATCAGCCTTCGCGCCTCGCGCGCGACATCGGCGGCATTCGGCAGAAACCATGCCTCCAACGGCGGCGAGAACGGCACCGGCGTGTCCCTCGAGGTGATGCGCACGATGGGCGCGTCCAGCCAGTCGAACGCCTCTTCATTAATGATGGCCGCCACCTCGCCTGCGATGCCGCCGGTGCGAACATCTTCGTGCAGGATGATGGCGCGGTTGGTCTTCTTGACCGTCGCCGCAATCGCTTCGCGGTCCAGCGGTAGCAGCGTGCGCAGGTCCACCACTTCCAGTTCGATGCCTTCTTTCGCCAATGTTTCCGCGGCTTCCAGCGCCGTATGCACCATGGCCGCGTAGGTGATCACGGAAACGTGCCGCCCTTGGCGCGCCACGCGAGCTTGGCCGAGCGGGACCGTGTAATCGCCTTCGGGCAGCTCTTCTTTGATGCGCCGGTAGAGAAATTTGTGCTCGAAAAATATGACGGGATTGTTATCGCGGATCGCCGACTTGATCAGCCCCTTGGCGTCATAGGCCGTCGCCGGGCAGACCACCTTCAGCCCCGGCACGTGCACAAACCACGCCTCGGGATTCTGCGAATGGAACGGCCCGCCATGCACGCCGCCGCCGGAGGGCCCGCGTAAGACCAGCGGCGCCGGCGCGCCCCAGCGAAAATGCGCCTTGGCGACCATGTTGACGATCTGGTTGAAGGCGCAGCCGATGAAGTCCATGAACTGGAATTCGGCGACGGGCCGCATTCCGGTGAGCGACGCGCCGAAGGCCGCGCCCACGATGGCCGACTCGGCAATCGGCGTGTCAATGATGCGCTCCGGCCCGAAGCGGTCGACAAAGCCTTCGGTGACCTTGAACGCGCCGCCGTAAACGCCGATGTCCTCGCCGATGCAGAAGACGCTGGGATCGCGCTCCATCTCCTCCCAGATCCCCTGGCGAATGGCTTCGAGATAAGTGACTTCTGGCATGAGTTTCAGTTTCAGTTTCGGTTTCAGTAGCCGAAAACCACAACCGCGGATTAACGCGGATCAACGCGGATCAGGACTCGTTTCGATTCGCGTCGAGCGCGCCGAACAGCCCGCAAATCTTGTCGATCCTCGGCAACTTCAACTCTTCGCCGATGATCTCTTAAGCGCCTACCGCGTGCTGGGTCATACGTGTTAACTAAAT from Terriglobia bacterium includes:
- a CDS encoding alpha-ketoacid dehydrogenase subunit beta codes for the protein MPEVTYLEAIRQGIWEEMERDPSVFCIGEDIGVYGGAFKVTEGFVDRFGPERIIDTPIAESAIVGAAFGASLTGMRPVAEFQFMDFIGCAFNQIVNMVAKAHFRWGAPAPLVLRGPSGGGVHGGPFHSQNPEAWFVHVPGLKVVCPATAYDAKGLIKSAIRDNNPVIFFEHKFLYRRIKEELPEGDYTVPLGQARVARQGRHVSVITYAAMVHTALEAAETLAKEGIELEVVDLRTLLPLDREAIAATVKKTNRAIILHEDVRTGGIAGEVAAIINEEAFDWLDAPIVRITSRDTPVPFSPPLEAWFLPNAADVAREARRLMAY